One genomic window of Dama dama isolate Ldn47 chromosome 7, ASM3311817v1, whole genome shotgun sequence includes the following:
- the BLTP3A gene encoding bridge-like lipid transfer protein family member 3A isoform X2: protein MDSLPLPSLQDRLQGYSVNPNWQQSDLRLTRITDPHRGEVLTFKEITWQTLRIEADATDNGDQDPVTTPLRLITNQGRIQIALKRRTKDCNVIASKLMFLLDDLLWVLTDSQLKAMMKYAESLSEAMEKAAQQRKSLAPEPVQITPPAPSAQQSWAQAFGSSQGSSSSSSSRLSQYFEKFDVKESSYHLLISRLDLHVCDDSQSREPGVSANRLTGGAMQLTFRKMAFDYYPFHWAGDSCKHWVRHCEAMETRGQWAQKLVTEFQSKMEKWHEDTDLKPPWHLGVDSSFRRKADSFSSPRKNPLERSPSQGRQTVFRPPAWNRLRSSCLVVRVDDLDIHQVSTAGQPSKKPSTLLSCSRKLHNLPTQVSAIHIEFTEYYFPDNQELPVPCPNLYIQLNGLTFTVDPVSLLWGNLFCLDLYRSLEQFKAIYKLEDSSQKDEHLDIRLDAFWLKVSFPLEKRERAVMHRPQSLVLCASGMTATNTRHAPHCSRPDLQTLFRGFAATEFFHSSYVQFPKVPGGFSLLHMFFIDHAFQMDSCLPQSSVLPPQRLKASQDLWSIHFTQISLDFEGTENFKGRTLNFVAAFPLSIWACLPLRWQQMQARKLRMATEGRLKPSASFGSPVHSEALAPDTVSHQRSKTEHDLKSLSDLPEVMEILKEGSGGVDSKGPLMELEDTAGVHMLVHSPAHVRLRLDHYQYLALLRLKEVLQGLQEQLTKDTEAMMGAPLQNQTACIGILFPSAEVALLMHPPPGADEADSEGSDTTSLIDSELSASEDRELKSDASSEQGPASPKKVLEDGGIEHLDASQDRPLPLHSNGEVQDAGSLAQQEAGKGHEAVDSLQAKRLSRAQASDSPAELKPPGSRDSAVNGQGELIPLKNIEGELSSAIHMTKDATKEALHATMDLTKEAMSLTKDAFSLGRDRMTSTMHKMLSLPPAKEPVAKVDEGVAAPVSGGAARLRFFSMKRTVSQQSFDGISLDNSGPEDRISVDSDGSESFVMLLESESGPESLPPGSLPNVVDSAGAQGSPVVDSYGQGSPEATSSVSPSGEALSLHLVSVLVLKVNEVSLGIEVRGEDLTVALQAEKLTLQQPGTVGLWQFLHGQCPGTNFQDSSTLKTGHIRPAVGLRFEVGPGAAVHSPLATQNGFLHLLLQGCDLELLTSVLSGLGPFLEDEEIPVVVPMQIELLNSRVTLKDDIPPIYPTSPGPIPITLSVEHAVLSRSDDGVFHIGAAAQDRPSAKASKSEKRQPPKEQVFLVPSGEAFGPQVNELPTLRKELIETKQALAEANQDKEKLLEEIRKYNPLFEL from the exons CTCCAGGGCTACAGTGTCAACCCCAACTGGCAGCAGAGTGACCTGCGCCTCACCCGCATCACTGACCCACACCGAGGAGAG gttTTAACATTTAAGGAAATAACTTGGCAAACACTTCGAATCGAGGCAGATGCTACAGACAATGGTGATCAGGACCCAGTCACCACTCCATTGAGGCTTATTACCAACCAAGGCAGGATCCAGATAGCCCTCAAGAGAAGA ACCAAAGATTGCAATGTGATAGCTTCCAAGCTGATGTTCCTGTTGGATGACCTGCTCTGGGTGCTAACGGACTCGCAGCTCAAGGCTATGATGAAATATGCAGAGTCGCTGAGTGAGGCCATGGAGAAGGCCGCCCAGCAGAGAAAGAGCCTGGCCCCTGAACCTGTACAG ATCACCCCACCTGCTCCTAGCGCGCAGCAGTCCTGGGCCCAGGCATTTGGTAGCAGCCagggcagcagcagtagcagcagcagccgcctcAGCCAGTACTTTGAGAAATTTGATGTGAAAGAGTCCTCCTACCATCTGCTCATCTCGCGCCTGGACCTGCACGTTTGTGATGATAGCCAGTCCCGAGAGCCAG GTGTCTCTGCAAACAGACTCACGGGTGGTGCAATGCAGCTAACCTTTCGCAAGATGGCATTTGACTATTACCCCTTCCACTGGGCAG GTGATAGCTGTAAACACTGGGTGCGTCACTGTGAGGCCATGGAGACCCGAGGCCAGTGGGCCCAGAAGCTGGTGACGGAATTTCAGAGTAAGATGGAAAAGTGGCATGAGGACACAGATCTGAAACCACCCTGGCACCTGGGGGTAGACTCTTCCTTCCGGAGGAAAGCAG ATTCTTTCTCCAGTCCTCGAAAGAACCCCCTTGAAAGAAGCCCTTCTCAGGGCCGGCAGACAGTTTTTCGGCCTCCAGCATGGAATCGCCTGCGCTCTAGCTGCTTGGTCGTAAGGGTGGATGACTTGGACATCCACCAG GTTTCAACAGCTGGACAGCCCAGTAAGAAGCCATCGACACTCCTGTCCTGCAGTCGGAAGCTTCACAACCTCCCTACTCAGGTCTCTGCCATTCATATTGAGTTCACAGAGTATTACTTCCCTGATAATCAGGAGCTGCCAG TTCCCTGTCCCAATCTTTACATTCAGTTAAATGGTCTGACATTTACTGTGGATCCTGTCAGCTTACTCTGGGGAAACCTCTTCTGCCTGGATTTGTACCGTAGCTTGGAGCAGTTCAAAGCTATCTACAAGCTGGAAGATTCCAGCCAGAAAGATGAACATCTGGACATCCGCCTGGATGCCTTCTGGTTGAAG GTGAGCTTCCCGCTGGAGAAGAGAGAGCGGGCTGTGATGCATCGTCCCCAGTCCCTTGTCCTGTGTGCCTCAGGCATGACTGCCACCAATACCCGTCACGCTCCACACTGTAGCCGTCCAGACCTCCAGACTCTCTTCCGGGGTTTTGCTGCTACTGAGTTCTTTCATTCCAGTTATGTTCAGTTTCCCAAGGTACCAGGTGGCTTCAGCCTTCTGCACATGTTTTTTATAGATCACGCCTTCCAGATGGATTCCTGCCTCCCACAGTCTAGTGTCCTCCCCCCTCAGAGGCTTAAGGCTTCCCAGGACCTCTGGTCCATCCACTTTACCCAGATCTCCTTGGACTTTGAGGGAACAGAGAACTTCAAAGGCCGCACCCTGAACTTTGTGGCCGCCTTCCCCTTGTCCATTTGGGCCTGCCTACCCCTCCGCTGGCAACAAATGCAGGCACGAAAGCTCCGTATGGCCACAGAAGGGAGGCTGAAACCGTCCGCCAGCTTTGGCAGTCCTGTCCATTCtgaggcccttgcccctgacacTGTGTCCCATCAGAGGTCAAAGACTGAGCATGATTTGAAAAGCCTGTCAGACCTTCCGGAAGTCATGGAGATCCTGAAAGAAGGCAGCGGCGGTGTGGACAGCAAAGGGCCTCTGATGGAGCTGGAGGACACGGCGGGCGTGCACATGCTTGTGCACTCCCCTGCGCATGTCCGCCTGCGGCTCGACCACTACCAGTACCTGGCTCTCCTTCGCCTGAAGGAGGTGCTGCAGGGTCTTCAGGAGCAGCTGACTAAGGATACAGAGGCCATGATGGGGGCTCCCCTGCAGAACCAGACGGCCTGCATTGGCATCCTCTTCCCCAGCGCGGAGGTGGCTCTGCTTATGCATCCTCCCCCTGGGGCTGATGAGGCTGACTCTGAGGGTTCAGATACCACCAGCCTCATAGATTCAGAGCTCTCTGCTTCAGAGGACCGGGAGCTGAAGTCTGACGCCTCCTCAGAACAAGGCCCAGCAAGCCCCAAGAAGGTTCTGGAAGACGGTGGCATTGAACATCTGGATGCATCCCAGGACAGGCCATTGCCTCTCCACAGCAATGGAGAAGTACAGGATGCAGGTTCTCTTGCCcagcaggaggcagggaagggccACGAGGCAGTTGATTCCTTACAGGCCAAGAGACTGAGCAGAGCCCAAGCATCTGACTCACCAGCTGAGTTGAAGCCCCCAGGGAGCAGGGATTCTGCTGTGAATGGTCAGGGCGAGCTCATCCCCTTGAAGAATATAGAGGGAGAATTATCGAGTGCTATTCACATGACCAAGGATGCCACCAAGGAGGCACTGCATGCCACCATGGACCTCACCAAGGAAGCTATGTCCCTGACCAAGGATGCCTTCAGTCTGGGCAGAGACCGAATGACCTCCACCATGCACAAGATGCTGTCTCTGCCGCCGGCCAA AGAGCCTGTGGCCAAGGTAGATGAAGGGGTGGCAGCCCCTGTAAGTGGAGGTGCTGCCCGACTCCGATTTTTCTCCATGAAGAGGACAGTATCCCAGCAGTCATTTGATGGCATCTCATTGGATAACAGCGGCCCTGAAGACCGGATTTCGGTGGACAGTGACGGCAGTGAGAGCTTTGTGATGCTCTTGGAGTCTG AGTCTGGTCCAGAATCTCTTCCACCGGGATCTCTTCCCAATGTTGTGGACAGTGCTGGTGCTCAAGGGAGCCCTGTTGTGGACAGTTACGGCCAGGGGTCACCGGAGGCCACCAGTTCGGTCTCACCCAGTGGGGAAGCCCTCAGTCTTCACCTG GTCTCAGTTCTGGTCCTGAAGGTGAATGAGGTGTCTCTGGGGATTGAGGTACGTGGTGAGGACCTGACTGTGGCCCTGCAAGCAGAGAAGCTGACCCTCCAGCAGCCGGGCACTGTGGGACTCTGGCAGTTCCTGCACGGGCAGTGCCCAG GCACAAACTTTCAGGATTCCTCCACTTTGAAGACTGGCCACATCAGGCCAGCTGTGGGCCTTCGCTTTGAGGTGGGGCCTGGTGCAGCTGTTCATTCCCCTCTGGCCACACAGAACGGCTTCCTGCATTTGTTGCTTCAGGGCTGTGACCTTGAGCTGCTCACTTCGGTGCTCAGTGGCCTGGGGCCCTTCTTGGAGGATGAGGAGATCCCAGTGGTGGTTCCCATGCAGATTGAGCTCCTGAACTCCAGGGTCACTCTAAAG GATGATATCCCCCCCATCTACCCCACCTCTCcaggccccatccccatcactcTGTCTGTGGAGCACGCTGTGCTGAGTCGGAGTGACGATGGTGTCTTCCACATAGGCG CTGCTGCTCAAGACAGACCATCAGCCAAAGCATCTAAGAGTGAGAAGAGGCAGCCCCCCAAAGAACAGGTGTTTTTGGTGCCCAGCGGAGAGGCTTTTGGTCCACAG GTGAATGAACTACCTACCCTACGAAAGGAACTTATAGAAACTAAACAAGCATTGGCTGAAGCCAACCAGGATAAAGAAAAACTTCTTGAAGAGATTAGGAAATATAACCCCCTCTTCGAGCTCTGA